The genomic interval GCCGGACGCGAAATGTTCTCCAGCGTGCCGAGCTGGAACATGGACATCGCCATCAGCGCGCCGGTATTGCCGGCGGAGATCACGACCTCGGCTTCCTTGGTCTTCACCGAATCGATGGCGCGCCACATCGAGGTGTTGCGGCCCCGGCGCAGCGCCAGGCTGGGCTTCTCCTCCATCCGCACGCGCTCGGGCGCGTGGCGGATGGTGACGCGGTCGAGCAGCTTGGCGCGCTTGGCAAACAGCGCGTTGAGCTCGGTCTCGTCGCCGTGGAGGATGAACTTCACCGTCGGATGGCGCAGCACCGAGCGCGCCAGCGCGGCCACGACGATGCCCGGCCCGGCGTCGCCGCCCATGGCATCAATCGAGACGGTCAGTTCGCGGGCCAAGCCTGCCTCGCAATCCCTGTCCGATCGTCAGCGGATCGGGTCAGGCTTCGGTCTTCGCGACTTCGCGGCCGTCGTAATGGCCGCAAGCCCCACACACATGGTGCGGACGCTTCTGCTCGCCGCAGTTCGGGCACTCATTGTGGCTGGCCGGGGCCAGACGGTGGTGCGACCGACGCATATTGCGCCTGGACGGCGAGGTTTTTCTCTTTGGCACCGCCATGGCGGGTAGCTCCTTGAAGGAACCCGGGACCCAATCTTCGGGCGTTGCGCACTGTCTGCGCGAGCCTTGCGGACCGGACGGGCAAAACAAGGGGCGGAAGTAACAGGAAACCCCACCCGGTTTCAAGCCGGATTCGGGCAGGATTTCGGAACCTTAGCTCCGGTCCTTGAGAGCCTTCAGGA from Rhizomicrobium sp. carries:
- the rpmF gene encoding 50S ribosomal protein L32, whose protein sequence is MAVPKRKTSPSRRNMRRSHHRLAPASHNECPNCGEQKRPHHVCGACGHYDGREVAKTEA